A window of Fusobacterium sp. genomic DNA:
ATAGTAGCAGATAATAACAATGAATTTTTGAAAGCTATAAGTGAAGAAAAAGCGAAAATAATCAACGTTTTAGAAAAATATAAATATGCTGAAGAAAAACTTGATTTCAAAAGATTTATAACAGAAATAAAAATAGATGGAGAAATTTTTGAATTTTCTTTGTTTGGAGATTATCAATTTAAAAATTTTCTTTGTGCTTATGAAGCAGCATTAGAACTGGGAATACCAAAAGAAATAATAAAGAGAGCAAGTAAGAAAGTAGTATGGCAATGCAGATTTGAAAGATACAGTATTAATCCTCTTGTAGTACTAGATGGAGCTCATAATCCAGATGGAATGACAGAGTTAAAAAAAGTAATAGAAAAAGGTTATAGTCCAGAAGAGGTAGTAGCTATTGTATCTATATTAAAAGATAAAGATATAAAAAATATGTTGAAGATTTTAAAAAGTGTCTCATCAACTTTAATATTGACATCCCTTGCTGAAAATCCAAGAGGAGTTTCTGGTGAGGAAATATGCAAACAACTTTCAGATACAGAAGGATGTAGTATAGAAAATGATTTGATAAAAGCTTATAAAAAAGCTTTATCTTTGAATAAAAAAATAATTCTTATATGTGGGTCTTTTTATCTTTTGAGTAAATTTAAAGAGGAAATAAATGAGTAGAAAAGTAAATACTTTAGGAATTTTAATAAAAATTTCAATTTTAGGAGTTTTTATATTTTATGAGCATAAGATGTTTGAGGAATATAAAAGAAGTAAAAAAAATCTTGAATATGGGCAAAAAATTATTAATAAAGAAGTGAGAGATTCTTTTTTACAGAGAAAAGAAAACTTTTACTTAGATAAGGATTATCAGCAAAATTTTGATAAATTAAAAAAAACTGTACCTGAAAATGAAATACCAGAAGAATTTCAAGGGGGAATAGTCTTTGAACAGAGTTAGAAAGTATAAAGAAAGTGTTATAGTAAGAGATATAATGGAGCATTTTAATATGGAGCTGATAAATGATGGAGATCTAGATTTTGAAATAAATACTCCAAGTCTATATCAAATAGGATATGAGCTGATAGGCTTTTTTGATGAAGATGAAGATGAACTAAATAAATATCTTCATATATATGGGAAAAAAGAAGCTATGTTTGTAGAGCAATTATCCCCAGAAAAAAAAGCAGATATATGGAATAAATATTTTACATATAATTTCCCAGCTCTTATTATAACTGGAGAAACAAAAGTTACAAAAGAAATGATAGAGGCTGCTAAAAAGAATAATAAAGCTATATTGAAAAGTTCCATGAGAACATCTAAAACTATAAGAGAATTAAAGTTTTTTCTATCTAAAGAGCTAGCTGAAGAAAAAATGATCAATGGTTATATGCTTCTTGAAATACTTGGAGTTGGAGTCATGCTTACTGGTTATGAGGACGCAAAAATTGGAGTGACTATAGAACTTTTAGAAAGAGGGCATAAACTTATAACTGATAATAATCTTATTATAAAAAGAGTGGCTGAAAATGATTTAGAAGGATATAATCGTTTTGATAAAACTATAATGGATAGTCATTTTTTTATAGTGAATAATAAAGATAGAAGTAAAATAGATGTAACTACTCAATTTGGAATAAAAGCAACAAGAAAAATGAAAAGAATAGATATGCTGGTAGTACTTGAAGAATGGGATGAGAAAAAGTTTTATGATAGGCTTGGTTTAGATGAAGTATATGAAGAATTTTTAGGAGAAAAAATTCCAAAAGTGACTGTACCTGTAAGAAAGGGAAGAAATCTTGCAATAATTCTGGAAACAGCAGCTTTAAATTATAGATTAAAAATGATGGGAGTAAATTCAGCTGAATATTTTATGAAAGAATCTAAGAAAATAATAGCAGCAAATAGAGCAAAACAAGGAGATAGTAATATGAATAATGGTAAACTGC
This region includes:
- a CDS encoding folylpolyglutamate synthase/dihydrofolate synthase family protein; its protein translation is MDINKLLDELYSYSMHGIKLGLENIKKICEELGNPQNSYKIIHIAGTNGKGSTATTLETILLEANHTVGKYTSPHILKFNERIRANGKDISDEDIAKYYEIVKNAVENVKIKPTFFEVTTAMMFKYFQDKEVDYVILETGMGGRFDATNITKADLCIITNVTLDHTEYLGDTIYKIAKEKAGIIKKCPKVIVADNNNEFLKAISEEKAKIINVLEKYKYAEEKLDFKRFITEIKIDGEIFEFSLFGDYQFKNFLCAYEAALELGIPKEIIKRASKKVVWQCRFERYSINPLVVLDGAHNPDGMTELKKVIEKGYSPEEVVAIVSILKDKDIKNMLKILKSVSSTLILTSLAENPRGVSGEEICKQLSDTEGCSIENDLIKAYKKALSLNKKIILICGSFYLLSKFKEEINE
- the hprK gene encoding HPr(Ser) kinase/phosphatase, coding for MEHFNMELINDGDLDFEINTPSLYQIGYELIGFFDEDEDELNKYLHIYGKKEAMFVEQLSPEKKADIWNKYFTYNFPALIITGETKVTKEMIEAAKKNNKAILKSSMRTSKTIRELKFFLSKELAEEKMINGYMLLEILGVGVMLTGYEDAKIGVTIELLERGHKLITDNNLIIKRVAENDLEGYNRFDKTIMDSHFFIVNNKDRSKIDVTTQFGIKATRKMKRIDMLVVLEEWDEKKFYDRLGLDEVYEEFLGEKIPKVTVPVRKGRNLAIILETAALNYRLKMMGVNSAEYFMKESKKIIAANRAKQGDSNMNNGKLLPVRKLKNEFNLKVLHGEDKLDNTYIKTTGIHRPSLALSGYVDMYEDEGYTGVQLFSKVEFKYLESLSEEKRIENLKRYLEFHFPIIVLTSDTEMPQYFFELIKEKNLILCRSPYKKSSQLIANFNGFLETYFTPNLSLHGVFLELYGFGVLLVGKSGIGKSETALELIHRGHRLIADDMVKFVKDVSGDIIGKAAKLPYFMEIRGLGIIDIKTLYGLGAVRINKKLDIIIELKEQERDNYLTSVDYQSTSSEILGNRIPKVILYISSGRNAAAMVEIAVMNLMAIMLGHDPEKLYSEGLKRMTEEERKILET